CGCCACAGTTGGGACACCTCCTCTGACGCAGAGCAAAGCAGAAGAGGATGCCCAGAGGGAAGAAGAAGATGGCACACAGGATCCCCAGGCAGGTGAAGTCGTCCTCAAGGACTCCAACCCTGTGGAAGAGATGGATTGATGGCTTCTGGTGTTTTAAAAGGAAACAGTTTTAACGTTCTATGTAATCATGTGGAACAGGAGGCAGCAAACTTTACAACTTAGCGAGTGAAAGTTGTCCTCTTTGGTTTTGCTTCCAAGATGCAAAAACTCAATGGACCTAAAAGAATTCTCAACTTTTAAACTACCGGTACTATAAAAATTTAGATAACTGTTAAAATAACACCTATTTGATTTTTTCTATATCTAAATCAAAATCTGTTGAAGATCAGGTATGAAGTGTTCTACAAAGTATACAATAAATTGCATCAgtgtttgtttagattttacAATATAGAAtaacaaactgacaaaaaagaatcagtttttattttaactttatttgcaCAGGCTGCCTTATAGAGACTCAACATCTTAATTTACAAGAGAGAcccattttgataaaaaaaaatttaaaaatcattttctattcctaatttattgaaataaaaagcaggaaaaaataatttcatgcCATTCTCCTTTGTAAGTTCAATTCATATACAGTGCTAAAAGCCCAGCAGGGTTTAAGTTTggcttttgttacttttattaaGTTTGTCCAAAAAGTCTTAGAATTTGACAATAAATGCcaaatttgtaaagaaaagtaACATGAATTTAGCAGCAGAGTTGAATATCCAAGTTGCAGACgttaaaaacttgtaaaaataaaaaaaataaaacgtcttGTTTATTACATATCTGTTCCTAATCAGCTTTGACCCAGAGTGACACTAAAAAAAACCAGCTAACTGCATCTTATGACTTCAACACAAAAACCACAGTGGCCTGAGGCCTTTTTAAAGGAAttagaagacaggaagtgaaagGCTAAGTTTAAAAAGGTCCAACTTATAAACATAAGGGTGTTTTAACGAGAATAATACTTTCCCTCAAGGTCACTATGAATTTAAGAATTTGTTTTGACATTCTACTAACTCTACTTTGGCATACAACTCAAGCTAAATAACTCAAGCTCACTCAGGTTGGATAGAGAGcttctgtgaacatcaattttaagAAGTCTTGCCACAGCTCTCTCACTGGGTTCGCTCTGACTGGCCTATTCTAACTATGTTCTGATCTAAACTGTCCTACTGTAGCTCTGGATGCATGTTAAGGGTCTTTCTGCAAATCAGCTGCAAACAGATTTTCCTCCAAACAGTTTGCCCATCGACTCTGACCAGCTCCTGGCTACGTGGCCACCGGCTCTCAAGATGGCAAAAACACCAACTAGCATCGGAGGAAGCTTTTCAGGAAACAGAAGTGGAAAGTCAGATTTAAAGTAGGTACAATTTAGAATCCTACCAAGTAAAAACTCTGCTTTgagttgtttaaaattaaactattgCTAGATTTGCAAGAAAGTAGTGTATGTTTGGTCTATCATTGCATCACTCCGTTTCCTGCAGTGCAATTTCTTCAAGTGTTTGCACAAGGTATTTGTAACACTAATGTCAGAAAGAAGAACTATAACTGATgatattcattatttttgtgataatttaataGGAAAACGAAGCTCCACTCTAGTTTTAGTTACATTAGTATGCCGAGTTTCAGATGCAGCCAGATTGGAAGGATAGAGAGCAAACGCTCCATGTTTCCTGGAACAAACTGATTACGTTGTTATGAACCAATTAAAGGAAGTGTCCATCATGTGTCGGTAAAGAATGTCAACTACAACCTGTTTGGTTTGTTCCAGAAAAATTAACACCACTTAGTCATCATTCCATTTTACTTTCCCATCCGTGTGACTTGAACCCCATCGCTACCTTTGGCCCCATCACATGTCCATGGGGCGAAGTCAGCTGACTGACAGGACATTGACTCACCACAGTGAAACTCCCAAAACTGAATGTCATACTCACTCATCTTATCTACACTGATAGCTTCCCGATAGGTGAAacggcaataaaaaaaataaatacagaacaaCCCCAGCAAACTCTGTGAGCGCATGACGCTCTGTATTGTTCTGCATGAAGAATGGCTAGTTATGGGTTTCAGACACTTTGTTATTTGTGGTTCCTCACCTGCAAGCTGGGCAGCCTCCCACCACCACTACAGAGGGCTGGATGATGGCATAGGTCGATGTGTAGGGTTGCTGGGAAACAGCGGGGCCCATCTGAGCCGGTGGGTATCCTGGAagtcccccccaaaaaatgtgTCATGTTATCATTTTGTGTCGAcatgaatcaaattaaaataaataagagaatcTGGACTCAGATCTGAAGCACGGAATTCGCTTGATATTTAATTATACGTGTTGCTATAAATCgactattatttatttaaagttattctAAAAGTTTAATCACCTACAGATTCTTTGTCAGGGTGAAAGTAGtgatttcaatacattttaggATCATCCCCATTTTACCTCGCATCGTATCTTTTAaacaatgtcatttttaatcaatcaaaaatAAGCGCAACAAAATACACACTGTTGGTTGACGAGTTCTTAATTCTGAGGCATTTCatgaacaagaaaaataaattcacatttttgcttcTTGGCCAGCAAATTACCAAGGTGATCAAACAGGAGTGTTTGATTATGCTTCCATATTTTGACACATGCCAATTTGTCAgttcttttacttttcaaaacacATTATTATAAATTCGCCATTTAAAAAGGGGCAAATATTAAATTCATGCCACTTCTTTACAAGTTTCATAATGTCTGAGATGTAGAGTTGGGTCCTATTCATACCCTTGTCAAATTTAAGcttaaaatactattttaatttgaatgcGTTTCTCCTGATAATCTCCTTTTCCCTTAGTTTTATGCTGGCTATAAATTTACTACCTGTATATAGATGAACCTGCGCCCCATTTCCTCTTTGATGTCTAAAAATGTATCCGCTAATCAAGTATAATAATCAGgtattataaatttaaaaatggcagTGTGTGTTAACTGGACATACGGAAACAGTCAGGCTCATTCCAATGTAAAGAGTCATGTCTATTGTTTCTGACCACTTGTATGCAGGTCAGATTGTGCAATTGAGAACTTTGACACTTTAATCAGGCTTACAGCTGCGCGCACACCTGCTGTGTGATGACGAGTTGACACGTACTGGTTTAATCTGCCAGAAAGGAGGCagctcagtaaaaaaaaaacaggaaacttcATGCGATTACAAGAaccaggagtttgtttttttgtgcactTCCTGCATAGACTCATACAATCACAGTCGGGGAATGGCTTCCTACCTCACATTAAACTAACACATTTAGAGAAACAATTGCACCAAACAtaaagcgttttttttttaagacgaGTAAAGGTCATTTAATAGCACAGTTTGcttatcttttaatttattctaataaTTAGCATCACAATCATTTCTCTTCACAAACTGCGCATGCGAAACTGGTAACTAAACCTTCAAAGGCAATTTAAAacctctgtaaaaaaaaaaaaaaaaaaaaaaaggttaaacaaAACGTGCAATAAAGCCTCGTTTTCCCTGTGAAAGCGAGCAGCAGTTAAATTCACCGTCTCCCTCCTGGAGAGTTAACTTTCTGCTCAGTGAGGGAAATAAACAGAGCTGCTTGCCTGGGCCATCCGGGTAGTGGTAGGGCGGCGGGGCCGCAGCGGGGATGGCTCCGTAGCCGTGCGGCTGCTGCGGCGGCGGGCCGTACTCATGCGCCCCCGGAACGGCGTTGTAGGCGGGAGGTCTGTCCTGAAGGAGAGGCTTGTTGTCCACCATCTCACCCGACGGACCGTGTCCTTATCTCGTCTTTTTGTGTCTTGCTCCTTAAGTGAACAAAGTAGgagtaacaaaaataactttgactATTTGGCTTTTGTCAACCAAAACGCTGTGCGGTGCTGGCTGAGGCTTCGTGGcggaaaacacaaagaaaatgcgCTGCGCAAAAATGAAACTTCGTCTCTCTCCATGCGCCAACTTTGTCTGAAGCGACGCAACAACCCCAAGTCTTCACCCAATGTCCTCCGTTACAACGGGAATGATCCGAGTTGTTATGGAAACGGCTAACTTAATTCCATTTCAGTGTGTGAAGTTGGTCCTTCGGTGCCCAAAGAGCAGCTATGCACCATCGTAGCGCCTAAAAACTCAGCTGGAAGTCAGAAAGGCTTTTGCTTTCTGTCTGGATTGTCACAAGAGAAGAATCATGTGATGGGCTGCTGTTGCGCCTCTGCGCATTGAAAGGCTTCTTAAAGGGATAgggcacaaaaacaaagtatgtATGGCAAGCCGAATATGTACATATTTAATGTATACTTGTAAATGTCGCAAAACCAAAGTACTTGATGGTGGCCATGTGT
The DNA window shown above is from Xiphophorus couchianus chromosome 16, X_couchianus-1.0, whole genome shotgun sequence and carries:
- the bri3 gene encoding membrane protein BRI3; this encodes MVDNKPLLQDRPPAYNAVPGAHEYGPPPQQPHGYGAIPAAAPPPYHYPDGPGYPPAQMGPAVSQQPYTSTYAIIQPSVVVVGGCPACRVGVLEDDFTCLGILCAIFFFPLGILFCFALRQRRCPNCGATFG